The Caballeronia sp. TF1N1 genome includes a window with the following:
- a CDS encoding DUF2278 family protein — protein sequence MASNEYVVFKGKVRLGVPFLNGYKGDPHYVIVSDDEKGNEFRIVTNVKSDSSLTGPAGYLVLYVLNQNFDNAITADLAKLNAGVTTSSFPKLDYVHEEGLVDLSAMRPIPLDTASEHNDINALVNEMLQLDMSADPVNYVYPTPSYKDERRGWKPTKDVTVYGFGFLFQPGEDGLHETHMNQGNAKPMKGSHVKDHSNENGVSQDGAVIVEVDGKYQALFVAFQTQLVPTDNRGFPIPGESHPILD from the coding sequence ATGGCAAGCAACGAGTACGTGGTGTTCAAGGGAAAGGTAAGGCTTGGCGTTCCCTTTCTGAACGGTTACAAAGGCGACCCGCACTATGTGATCGTAAGCGACGACGAGAAGGGCAACGAGTTCCGCATCGTCACGAACGTGAAGTCGGATAGCTCGCTGACGGGTCCTGCGGGTTACCTCGTGTTGTATGTGCTGAATCAGAACTTCGACAACGCGATCACGGCAGACCTCGCGAAACTGAATGCGGGCGTCACCACATCGAGCTTTCCGAAACTCGACTACGTGCACGAAGAAGGCCTCGTCGATCTAAGCGCCATGCGTCCGATTCCGCTCGACACGGCAAGCGAGCACAACGACATCAACGCGCTCGTCAACGAGATGCTGCAGCTCGATATGTCAGCCGATCCGGTGAACTATGTTTATCCGACGCCGAGCTACAAGGATGAACGGCGCGGCTGGAAACCAACGAAGGACGTCACGGTTTATGGTTTCGGCTTTCTCTTTCAGCCGGGAGAAGACGGGCTTCATGAGACGCATATGAATCAGGGCAATGCAAAGCCCATGAAGGGTAGCCACGTGAAGGATCATTCGAATGAAAACGGTGTGTCGCAGGATGGTGCCGTGATCGTCGAAGTGGATGGCAAGTATCAGGCGCTCTTCGTGGCGTTTCAAACGCAACTCGTGCCGACAGATAATCGCGGCTTTCCGATTCCGGGCGAGTCGCATCCCATACTCGACTGA
- a CDS encoding glyoxalase superfamily protein: protein MRIHPAIPIIRIFAVDRAKEFYLDFLGFTLEWEHTFGENFPLYAQIRRSDLTLHLSEHHGDATPGSTIFVPMEDIDTLHRELEAKAYRYAKPGVESVDWGRVMEVADPFGNRIRFCELAKN from the coding sequence ATGCGAATTCACCCTGCCATACCGATCATCCGCATCTTTGCCGTCGATCGGGCCAAGGAGTTCTATCTCGACTTCCTCGGCTTCACGCTCGAATGGGAGCATACGTTCGGCGAGAATTTTCCCCTCTACGCGCAGATCAGGCGCTCGGACCTCACGTTGCACTTGAGCGAGCATCATGGCGATGCAACACCCGGTTCGACTATCTTCGTGCCGATGGAAGATATCGATACGTTGCATCGCGAGCTGGAAGCGAAGGCGTATCGATATGCGAAGCCCGGCGTCGAAAGCGTGGACTGGGGACGCGTGATGGAAGTCGCCGATCCGTTCGGCAATCGCATTCGGTTCTGCGAACTGGCGAAGAACTGA
- a CDS encoding YbaK/EbsC family protein has protein sequence MNTPQADYALNLDIMSADEAAARLPASVLASLNGANVDVFRVPDDASDTAACSARFGIDLDDCANTIVVRFKKDGGEQFAAIVTLATRRLDVNGAVKRELGAQRISFASREAATELSGMEYGGITSFGLPESMTVLVEASVMERERIVMGAGIREAKLLLAPQRLLALPQVIVAALAV, from the coding sequence ATGAACACGCCACAAGCCGATTACGCTCTGAATCTCGACATCATGTCCGCCGACGAAGCGGCCGCGCGCCTGCCCGCATCCGTGCTCGCGTCGCTGAACGGCGCAAACGTCGATGTGTTTCGCGTGCCCGACGACGCCTCCGATACCGCCGCCTGCAGCGCGCGCTTCGGTATCGATCTCGACGACTGCGCGAACACCATCGTCGTGCGCTTCAAGAAGGACGGAGGCGAACAGTTCGCCGCTATCGTCACGCTGGCGACGCGCCGGCTCGACGTGAACGGCGCGGTCAAACGCGAACTCGGCGCGCAACGTATTTCGTTCGCTTCGCGCGAAGCGGCCACGGAGTTGTCGGGCATGGAGTACGGCGGCATCACCTCGTTTGGCTTGCCTGAGTCGATGACCGTGCTCGTGGAAGCGTCCGTGATGGAGCGCGAGCGCATCGTGATGGGCGCAGGTATCCGCGAGGCAAAGCTGCTGCTCGCGCCGCAGCGTTTGCTCGCACTGCCGCAAGTGATCGTGGCGGCGTTGGCCGTGTAG